The genomic interval TGCGTCAGGAAGGCCGCGGCATCGGCCTGCTGAACAAGATCCGCGCCTACGAACTGCAGGACGGCGGCGCCGACACCGTCGAGGCCAACGAGCGCCTGGGCTTCGCCGCCGACCAGCGCGACTACGCCATGTGCCTGCCGATGCTGGAGCACCTGGGCGTCAAGTCGCTGCGCCTGATGACCAACAACCCGCGCAAGGTCAAGGCGCTGACCGACATGGGCATCGTGGTCGCCGAGCGCGTGCCGCTGCACACCGGCCACAACCCGCACAACAAACTCTACCTGGCGACCAAGGCCAGCAAGCTCGACCACATGATGGGCAACGAGCACCAGGGCGAGGTCGACCGGGCGTGACCCGCGGTCAGGTGCGTCGCCGCCTGTCGGTGGCCTGGTGGAAATACCTGGCGCTGGCGCTGCTGCCGCTGTTCGTGCTCAACGGCGTGTTCGGCCAGGGCGAGGCGGTCCTGCCGGTGCTGGCGATGCCGCTGTTCATCGCCGGCGTGGCGTCGATGTTTGTCAGCCTGAAATTCTTCGGCCGCTACAAGCATGCGCTGATCGCCACCCAGAAAGCCCTCGACACCCCCGAAGAGCCCGGCGCGTGGATCGCCTTGGCGGCCCGTCGCCGCACGGCGTTCCTGGCGGCGGCGTTGCCGGCCTGGATCGGCGCGCTGGCGGTGTTCGTCGGCCTCGAAGCCGTGCCGCTGATGCTGCTGGCGTTGTCCACGGCCGTGCTGTTCTACCTCTACCGCATTCCGCGTCAGCTCGGTTGATGCGGCGTCTCTGGCTGGCGGTTCTGCTGCTGGCCGTCAGCGGTGGGGCTTCGGCCGGCCTGCGGGTGGTGAGCCTCGCGCCTTCCTTGTCTGAAATCGTCGTTGAACTGGATTCGGCCGACCTGCTGGTGGGCGTGCTGGACGCCGGCGAGCGGCCGGCCGCGCTCAAGCAAGTGCCTTCGGTAGGCCGCTACGGGCAGCTCGACATGGAACGTTTGCTCAGCCTCCAGCCCGACTTGCTGCTGCTCTGGCCCGGCAGCGTCGGCCCGGCCCAGCGCGAGCAGCTCAAGGGGCTGAACATCCCGACCTTCGTGGCCGAACCCCACAGCCTCGACCAGTTGCTCGCGCAGATCGAAGCCATCGCCCGGCGGCTTGGCCGGCCGGAGCGCGGGACCGAACGGGCCGCTGCATTGCGCAAAGACCTTGAGGCGCTCCGCACCCGTTATCGCCGGGAAAGCCCTCTGCGGGTGTTCTATCAGGTTTGGGACAAACCGCTGTACACCGTCGGCGGCGGGCAGATCATCAGCGATGCGCTGGCGGTGTGCGGTGCCCGCAACGTGTTCGCCGACCTGAGTTTGCCGGCGCCGCAGGTCAGCATCGAGGCGGTGCTGCAGCGCGATCCCGAGGTGATCCTGGCCGGCGAGCAGGCGCAGCTCGATGCCTGGAATGCCTGGCCGCAGGTGGCGGCGGTACGCCAGGGGCAATTGCTGCGGGTGACCGACAAGGGCCTGGAGCGGCCGAGCGGGCAGATGATCGAGGCGACCGCCAAGCTCTGCCGGATGATTGCGCCCGGGCGCTGAGGTCGTTGCTTTGCGGTGTCTTTGATGGCGCCATCGCCAGCAGGCTGGCTCTCACAGGGGATTACGGTTGTATGCAGAATCTGCGTTTACCGCGAAAACTGTAGGAGCCAGCCTGCTGGCGATAGCTTCAGCCAAAACCCCGCAGCCGTTCCCGTCAGGGCTGCGGCGTCCAGGTCACCCCGAACATCCACGCCCGGCCTTCCTCGCGGTAGCCGTACTGACTGTTGTCATGGCTGTACAGCACCCGGCTGTAATCCTTGTCCAGCAGGTTGTCGACCTTGAGGTCCAGCTTGATCTCCCGGCTCAGCGCCCAACTGCTGCGCAGTCCGAGCAGGCCATAGCCGCCCAGGGCATGCTGGTTGTTCAGGTCGTCGTAGCTGCCGCTGACCGCCTGCCAGGAGGCGCCGAGGCCGAGCCGGTCGAACTGCCTGTCCAGGTCCCAGCTCAAGGTGCGGCGCGCGCGGCGGGCCAGGGTGTGGCCGCTGTCGCGGTCGCGCGGGTCGATGACCGCCACGCCGAGGTTGCTCTGCCAGCCGTACAGTTCCTGTTTCAGCGCCGCTTCGAAGCCGTTGATCCGCGCCGAGGCGACGTTCTGCGGCCGTGAGTTGCTGCCGAAAATGATCGCGTCCTCAAGGTCGGTGCGGTACAGCGACGCTTCGAGGCGGCTGCTGTCGCTCAACTGGCTGCGCCATTGCAGTTCGTAGCTTTTCGAGGTTTCCGGCTTAAGGTCCGGGTTGCTGAAGTCGGGGTAGTACAGGTCGTTGAAGGTCGGGGCGCGGAAGCCTTCGCTGTAGCTCAGCAACAGGTCGTTGTCCGGGTTCACCGGCACGGTGAGGGTGCCGCTCCAACTGTTCTGGCCACCGAACTGCTGGTTCTGGTCACGGCGCAGGCCCAGTTCGGTGGAAAAGCTGTCGGCCTGGTAGCGGTGCTGGATGAAGGCGGCGCGGTTCCAGCGGCTGTCCTCGTCGAACGCGGTGCTGCTGTTGACCCGGTCTTCGTACCAGTCGCCGCCCAGGATCAGGCTGTTGCGGGCATCGAGGGTCAGGTCGTTCTGCCAGTTCACCGAATCGCGGTAGGTGTTGAACACCGAGCGCTCGTCGCTGAGCTTGTCGAGGGTCTTGTCGCGGTTTTCGCTGTGGCCCAATTCCAGGCGGGACTTCCAGCGCTCATTGAGCCGTGCGTCCACGTAGCCGCTGAAACTGCTGACGGTGAAGTCGCTGTAGGGCTGCTGCTGATAAGTGGTGTCAGTGCGGTAGTCGTAGCGGCCGAACGGGCTGTCGAATTCGTTCTTGCCGCGGTTGTCCAGCAGGTTGGCGCCCACTTCGACGTCGTCGCTCAGCGCGTGGCTCAGGCTCAGGCTGAGGGACTGGTTGCGGTAGGCATCATGGTCGCCGTCGCTGGGATACGACTCATGGGTGCGGTCGATGCCGGCGGTTTCGTCGAGGCTGGCGCCAAGGTTGAAGCGGGTGTTGTCGTCACCGCCGGACAGGCCGAGGCTGCGCTCCCAGGTCTGGTGGCTGCCCAAGCCCACATGCATCCTGGGTTGCAGGCCCGCCTCGGCGCCGCGCCGGGTGAAGATCTGAATCACCCCGCCAATCGCGTCACTGCCGTAGATCACCGAGCGCGAACCGCGCAGCACTTCGACGCGTTCGATCTGATCGATGTTCAGGTGCTGCAGGTTGCTGTCGCCGGAGGTGGCGTTGCCGATGCGCTGGCCGTCCACCAGCACCAGGCTCTGGGCCGACTGGGTGCCGCGGATGTAGATCCCCGGCTGGCTGCCGCGCCCGCCGGTCTGCGCCACCTGCACGCCCGGCACCCGTTGCAGCAGATCGGTGACGCTCTGCGGCTGCAGGCGCTCGATGTCGTTGCGGGTGAACACGGTGTTGGCGGCGCTGCTGTCGTTGCGTGCCTCGACCTGGCGGTTGGCGCTGATCAGCACGTCCGGCAGCTTCAGGGCTTCGTCGCGTTCGAAGGCGTCGGCGAATGCCGGGCTGGCGGGGAGCAGGAGGAGGGGCAGGGCGAGGCGCGAGAGTTGCATCGGCAGTCCATTGAGATTTCAGGCGTACATAAAACCAATGTGGGAGCGAGCCTGCTCGCGATGGCGGTGTGTCGGTCGGCATAGGGCTGACTGACAGTGCGCTATCGCGAGCAGGCTCGCTCCCACAAGGGGCTTGCAGGGAGGGTGTGTTCAGCGGTCGAGCAGTTGCAGGCGCTCGCGCACCGCCGCTTCGATCCCGGCCTCGTCCAGCCCGCACTCGGCGAGCATCTGCGCCGGTTTGGCGTGTTCGACGTAGATGTCCGGCAGGCCCAGGTGCAGGATCGACTTGAGCACGTTCTCGCGGGCGAGGCACTCGCTGACCGCGCTGCCGGCGCCGCCCATCACCGAGTTTTCCTCGATGGTCACCAGCAGATCGTGGTTGGCGGCGGCTTCACGCACCAACGCTTCGTCCAGCGGTTTGACGAAGCGCATGTCGATGACCGTGGCGTCCAGCTTCTCGGCGACGTTCAGCGCCTCGGCCAGTTGCACGCCGAACACCAGCAGGGCGACCTTGCTGCCCTGGCGGCGCACCACGCCCTTGCCGATCTCGATCGGCTCCAGGCTCTTCTCGATGGTGGCGTTCGGGCCGGTGCCGCGCGGGTAGCGCACCGCCGCCGGGCCGTTGTACAGGTGGCCGGTGCTGAGCATCTTGCGCAGTTCGTTCTCGTCGCTCGGGGTCATGATGACCATGCCCGGGATGCAGCGCAGGTACGACAGGTCGAAGCTGCCGGCGTGTGTCGGGCCGTCTTCGCCCACCAGGCCCGCGCGATCGATGGCGAACAGCACGTCGAGGTTCTGCACCGCGACGTCGTGGACCAGTT from Pseudomonas ekonensis carries:
- the ribA gene encoding GTP cyclohydrolase II encodes the protein MPVVFVAASKLPTPFAQFTMHGFLDEATGREHVVLSLGEIADGAPVLGRLHSECLTGDALFSQRCDCGSQLEAALRAIAREGRGVLLYLRQEGRGIGLLNKIRAYELQDGGADTVEANERLGFAADQRDYAMCLPMLEHLGVKSLRLMTNNPRKVKALTDMGIVVAERVPLHTGHNPHNKLYLATKASKLDHMMGNEHQGEVDRA
- a CDS encoding MFS transporter, whose product is MTRGQVRRRLSVAWWKYLALALLPLFVLNGVFGQGEAVLPVLAMPLFIAGVASMFVSLKFFGRYKHALIATQKALDTPEEPGAWIALAARRRTAFLAAALPAWIGALAVFVGLEAVPLMLLALSTAVLFYLYRIPRQLG
- a CDS encoding TonB-dependent receptor domain-containing protein — encoded protein: MQLSRLALPLLLLPASPAFADAFERDEALKLPDVLISANRQVEARNDSSAANTVFTRNDIERLQPQSVTDLLQRVPGVQVAQTGGRGSQPGIYIRGTQSAQSLVLVDGQRIGNATSGDSNLQHLNIDQIERVEVLRGSRSVIYGSDAIGGVIQIFTRRGAEAGLQPRMHVGLGSHQTWERSLGLSGGDDNTRFNLGASLDETAGIDRTHESYPSDGDHDAYRNQSLSLSLSHALSDDVEVGANLLDNRGKNEFDSPFGRYDYRTDTTYQQQPYSDFTVSSFSGYVDARLNERWKSRLELGHSENRDKTLDKLSDERSVFNTYRDSVNWQNDLTLDARNSLILGGDWYEDRVNSSTAFDEDSRWNRAAFIQHRYQADSFSTELGLRRDQNQQFGGQNSWSGTLTVPVNPDNDLLLSYSEGFRAPTFNDLYYPDFSNPDLKPETSKSYELQWRSQLSDSSRLEASLYRTDLEDAIIFGSNSRPQNVASARINGFEAALKQELYGWQSNLGVAVIDPRDRDSGHTLARRARRTLSWDLDRQFDRLGLGASWQAVSGSYDDLNNQHALGGYGLLGLRSSWALSREIKLDLKVDNLLDKDYSRVLYSHDNSQYGYREEGRAWMFGVTWTPQP
- a CDS encoding cobalamin-binding protein, with the translated sequence MRRLWLAVLLLAVSGGASAGLRVVSLAPSLSEIVVELDSADLLVGVLDAGERPAALKQVPSVGRYGQLDMERLLSLQPDLLLLWPGSVGPAQREQLKGLNIPTFVAEPHSLDQLLAQIEAIARRLGRPERGTERAAALRKDLEALRTRYRRESPLRVFYQVWDKPLYTVGGGQIISDALAVCGARNVFADLSLPAPQVSIEAVLQRDPEVILAGEQAQLDAWNAWPQVAAVRQGQLLRVTDKGLERPSGQMIEATAKLCRMIAPGR